The Desulfovibrio sp. Fe33 genome includes the window CCGCGCTGCTTGGACTGACCCCGGAACAGGTCCCCCTGTGGGAAGAGGCGCGCCTCAGGGGAATGGAAGGCGCCGACCCGTCCGCGCTGGAGTACCCCCTGGACACGCCCGGCGCTTTCAACTCGGCCGGGTTCATTCTCTCCGAGGAACGCGAGCTTTCTTTCGCACCCATGCGGCTGCTTCGTGGAAGGCTCCGCAGCCTGTTGAAACACCTTGCAAGAAACTGATTCCCCTTGCGAAAAATAGCGTTGAACGATAAAGACAACCATGCATAGACGCCAAAAATTCACCATTACCGGACAGGTGCAGGGCGTGGGCTTCAGGCCCTTCGTCTACCGCATCGCCCTCGACCACGGCGTCACAGGCTCGGTGAACAATTCGTCGGACGGAGTGCTCATCGAAGTTCAGGGAGACGCCGGACAGGTGGACGGTTTTTCCAGGGACCTGACGGGCAAGCTGCCGCCCCTGGCGCGCATCGTCACCCTCGATTCCGAAGGAATGAAGCCGATCGAAGGCGAGGACGCCTTCATCATCCTCGAATCCACCCGCAAATCCGGGAACTCCGTGCTCATATCCCCGGATGTGGCCACCTGCCGCGACTGTCTGAACGACATGAGCGATCCGGGCAACCGGCGATACCGCTACCCGTTCACCAACTGCACCAACTGCGGGCCGCGCTACACCATCACCCGCTCAATACCTTATGACCGGCCCCAGACCTCCATGGCCAAGTTTCCCCTCTGCCCGAAGTGCGAAACCGAGTACATGGACCCGCTGGACCGGCGCTTTCACGCGCAGCCCAACGCCTGCCCGGCCTGCGGCCCGGCCACATGGCTGACCCGGTCCGACGGCACGGTCATTTCCCAGGGCGATGAATCCCTGCGGGGACTGGCCCGCGAACTGGCCCAAGGGAAAATCGCCGCGGTCAAGGGTCTCGGCGGCTTCCATCTGGTCTGCGACGCGGCCTCCCACAGTACCGTGGCCGAACTCAGGCTGCGAAAGCACCGGCCGGACAAACCGCTGGCCGTGATGGTCGCGGACATGGCTACCGCCCAACGGCTGGCTCATATTTCTCCGGCCGAGGAAGAATGGCTGACAGGCATCCGGCGTCCCATCGTGCTGACGGCGAAAAAACGCCCCTTCCCCCTAGCCCGATCAGTGGCCCCGGACACGAATTTCATCGGCATGATGCTCCCGTACACCCCGCTCCACCACATCCTGCTCCACGACTATGCGGAACTGATGGGACCGGAAGCGGCCCTGATAATGACCTCGGGCAACATGAGCTCGGAGCCCATCTGCCTGGACAACGACGAGGCCCTGGAAAGGCTGTCGTCCATCGCCGACATTTTTCTATTCCACAACCGGGACATCCTCATCCGTACGGACGATTCCGTGATCCGGGTCAATCCCGGGACGGGCGAGCCGATCTTCATGCGCCGGGCACGCGGCTTCGTGCCCTCCCCGGTTTTCCTGCCGGTCAAAGGCGACACGGTCCTCGGCGTGGGGCCGGAGCTCAAGTGCACCCTGACCCTGACCAAAGGCGACCAGGCCTTCACCAGCCAGCACATCGGCAACATGTCCAACCTGGAAACCATGCGTTTTCACAATGAGATCCAAGCCCACCTCGAAGATATCCTGCAAGTCGAGCCCAAGCTCATCGTCCGCGACCTGCACCCGGACTACATGACGTCCACCCTGGCCGAAGACCTGGGGAGCAGACGCAACGTGCCCGTGGCCGCGCTCCAGCACCACTACGCGCACATCCACGCCGTCCTTGCCGAAAACAAATTCGACGGCCCGGTCATCGGCCTGGCCCTGGACGGCACCGGGTATGGCGAGGACGGCACCATTTGGGGCGGGGAATGCCTGTTGGTCGACCCGTCCACCCTGGATCACCAGCGGCTCGCCCGCTTCGCCCACATCCGGTTGCCCGGCGGCGAGACTGCCGTGAAGGAGCCGTGGCGCATAGCTCAAGCCGCCCTGTGGGAACTCGGCGTCCGGGAGCCGGGCCGCTACGAATGGCCGTGGCTGAAACGCTTCGGAGCCGCGAGCCGGTTCCTGCCGCAATTGCTCGAAAAGGATATCAACGCGCCCAAGACTTCCAGTTGCGGAAGGCTGTTCGATGGCGTGGCCGCCCTCTGCGGACTGGCCGAAACCATCTCTTACGAAGGGCAGGCGGCCATCCTCCTCGAAAAAGCCCAAGACATGGACGAAACCGAGGCCTACCCCTGTCCGCTCCAATCCGCCGATCCGGTGGCGCTGGACACCCTTTCCCTGGTGGCGGCGGTCCTGAAGGACCTGGAACGGGGCGTGCCGGTTGCTAAAATCGCCCGCCGTTTCCACCTCGGCCTCATTGCCGGGCTGACCGAACTGGCCTTCTCCTTTTCCATGCTCCTGGACATCCACCATGTGGCCCTGTCCGGCGGAGTCATGCAGAACCTGACCCTCGCAGTCGAATTGCCCCTGGCCCTGCAAGGCGCGGGTCTGATACCCTTGGTGCATACCCAACTGCCGCCCAATGACGGCTGCATCTCCCTGGGACAGGCGGCATGGGGGATGCGGAAATTGCTGCTCAACTCTCAGGAGACCTTATGAACCGTATAGCGACCCTACTCTTCGCCCTTTTTCTGCTGCTCGTCCCGGCAACCATCCAGGCAGCCCCGCCCTGCGCCCCGCCCGTGCTGACCTCGGTTTCCATCCAGGAGGACACGCCCGGATTCAAGGTGGACGCCGAATACCCGGTGCTCTGCCAAAGCGAGGCCAGCAAGACCATCCGGGACTATGTCTCCGCCTCCATCCTCGACTTCAAGATGAGCGACCCGGAGCACGACCGGAGCTTCTTCCCCCACCAGTACGAAATGATGACCCGGTACGGGGTCTGGCCCATCGCTGGCGGCCGCTATGTTTCCGTCAAGCTCAACGTCATGTTCTACACCGGCGGGGCGCACCCCAACCACTGGCCCATGACCTGGGTCTTCGACATGACCGACGGCAGTTCGCTCACCCTGGGCAAGCTCTTCCCCAACCGCGTGGCCGCCCTGGACAAGATTTCAGCCATCTGCCGCGAAGTGCTCACCAAGTCCCTCGGAGAAATGTATCTGCCGGAAATGCTCAATTACGGCATTGAACCCCTCGGGAAAAACTTCGACAAATTCATCCTGACCCCGGAAGGCGTGGCCTTCTATTTCGCCCCTTACCAGGTGGCCCCGTATGCCGCGGGCGAACAGGTCGTAACCATCCCCTATGACCACCTGAAGGGATATATCTCCCAGGACATCGCGAAAGCCGCGCTTGGGAACTGACGGACATTGCTTCCATGCGGGAAAAACGATAAGGATAATCAAGCTTAAAAACCGCTCAAAGGAGCCCGCATGGAAATCATCCGCATTATCATCTCCGTCCTCATCCCGCCGCTGGGCGCATTCCTCAAGGTAGGCCTGGGACTTCAGTTCTGGGTCAACCTGCTCTTGACCCTCCTGGGTTATTTCCCCGGACTGGTCCACGTCATCTGGCTGCTGTCCAGACGATGACCCGACAACCAAAAGGCCCGGCATATGCCGAGCCTTTTTTTTGTTCCGAAACTTTCCGGTGAAAGCAGTAGAGGAACCGCCTTCGGCGGGATGGATGGGTGATTTCGCCTCCGGCGGCCAAAGGGGCGGGCCCCCTTTGGAATCCCTATGTCGCCTTCGGCGAAGGTTTATCAATGAAAGGCGTTCCCGGAGCAATCAGGTCTTTCAAATTGAAACAGATTTGATTGAAAAGCCATTTCCGCCCCGCAGGGGCGCAATCGGGATGCAAGGGGGTGTGCCCCTTGCCCGCCGGAGGCGAAATCACCTGACAAATCCGCCGAAGGCGGTCCCACTACTGCTTCACGCAAAGACTAAATGGTCACGCGCCTGACGCCTTCGATGCGGCTCAGGGCCTCGCGCACCTCTTCGGTGGGTTTGGCGTGGACCATATACACGGTCTGGACCTGTTCGCCGAGTTTGCGGGAATTGTTCTCGCGGATATTCACGCCCATCTCGCCCATAAGGGTGCCGAACTTGCCGAACATGCCGGGCTTGTCCTCATGGGTGATGAAGATGGTGTAGATATCGGCCCCCTCTTCCTCCACGGTCTCCCCCACGTTCACGGAATTGCCGTACTCGCCGCGCTTGAGGTATCCGGCGACCACTTCGGCGATTTCAAGCCCGGTGCGAATGCCCGCGTTGTTGGTCGAGGCTCCCAGGTGGGCGGACATGACGATGTTGTCCAGCTCCTGGAGTTTGTTCCGGAAAGGCTCTCCCTCGCGCTTGGGCTCGGACTCGTAGCAGTCCAGGGCCGCTCCCGCGATTTTCCCGGTCTTGAGGGCTTCGTACAGGGCGTCCTCGGCCACGTTCTTGCCGCGGGAAGCGTTTATGAGGTAGGCGGAATCCTTCATCAGGGCGAGTTCCTCGGCCTTGATGACCGGCTCGGCACCACCGCAGTGCAGGGAGACGAAGTCGGATTTTTCGAGCAGCTCGGGGATGGAGTCCACATAGGTCAGGGGGGCGTCGATGGAACGGTAGAGATCATAACCCAGGACCTTCATGCCGAGAGCTCCCGCCTTGGCCGCCAGGGACTGGCCGATGCGGCCGCAGCCGATGATGCCGAGCGTCTTGCCGAAGAGCTCCACGCCCTTGAACCGCTTCTTGTGCCAGGTCCCGTCCATGAGGGTGCGATGGGCGAAGGGCACCTTGCGCGCGATGGCGAACATGAGTCCCAAGGCGTGCTCGGCAGTGGCGTTGGTGTTGCCGTTGGGCGCAAACTTGACGATGACGCCCAGCTCCTTGGCCGCCTCAAGGTCGATGTTGTCCGTGCCCACGCCGCCCCGCCCGACGATCTTGAGCTTGCCGCCGTCCTTCACCCCGGCTTCGAGCAAGACCCGGGTGACTTTGGTGGCGGAGCGTACGAGCAGAGCGTCGAAGGACCCGATCTCGCTCATGAGATCGTCCTCGTCGCGTTTCTCGGTTTCAACGGTGAATCCCTGCTGTCTCAAGTACTTCCGCGCCTCTTCCACGAGGCCGTCATTGGCAAGTATCCGCATATCCACCTCCCCGTGACATGCTTATGTCGTCGATCTATCGGAGCTTATCGAGTTCTCCTTCCAATTTGGCCAGGTATTCCGTGAGCATGGCGGGCGTGATGTCACCCATGTGGCCCACACGGAAGATCGGGCGGCGGTCCGCTTCCTCCAGAAGCTGGTTCAACTTGAAGTAGCCGGGGTCCATGAGGTATCCCTCGCCGCGCAAAGCTTCCTTCACTTTCCCCTTGAGCTGGGCCGTGGTCACGCCTTCGGGGCAAATCACGGTGGAAAGAGTTGGCGAGCGGTGCCCTTCGGGGGCGAACATCTCGAACCCGTCGAGGCCGCCTACCCACTTCTCGACCATGGAACGCATCTCGCGATGGCGGGCGAAACGATTCTCGATGCCTTCCTCGTTGACGATGCGGTCGAGCTGGAACCACATCTGGTTGGCCAGGGTGGTGTTGGGCGTGGTCAGGGTCTGATTCTTGCGCGCCCGGTCGAGATGCTTGGTGATGTCGTGATGATGGCCCTTGTTGGTCACCTTACGGGCCTTCTCTTCGGCTTCGCCGGAGACGAACCCGATGCCGAACCCGGCGGGCAGGCCGAGCGCCTTCTGGGTGGCCGTGGAATACATGGCCGCACCGGACTCGGACAGCGCCAGCTCGGCTCCGCCGAAGATGGACACGCCGTCCACGATGGGCATGGCCCCATACTGCCGGACGAGCGAGCAAACGGCCTTCACGTCGTTGACCACGCCGGTGGACGTCTCATTATGGGTGAAGGAGACCACTTGGGGGCGGACTTCCTTCAGCTTGTCCTCCAGCACGTTGAGATCGATGGCCTCGCCGTAGTCGAACTTGAGGTTCACGGCCTTCTTGCCGTTGCTGGCCGCGATATTGAAATACATGTCGCCGAAGGAACCCACGGACACGTTGAGGATGGTCTCGTCCTCAGCCACCAGGGAGCGAACCGAGGTCTCCATGGCCGTGGAGCCGGAGCCGAGGCACAGAATCGGCTCGAAATCGTCGCCGCATCCGGCGAGCTTCCGCAGATTCTCGCGGATGGGCCCGAACCGCAGCTCGTTTTCCGTGTCGCGGTGCCCGAACTCGGGCAACAGAGCCGCCTCCTTGACATCCTGCCGGATGTAGGTCGGCCCCGTGATGAACAGTTTCAAAGGCGCAAAATTCGGCTTGCTCATGATCTCTACCCTTCAGTGATGATGACGGAAATGAAAAGACTACCCCATACCATGAAAAATGTTTCAAATCAGTATAACGGCAGTGGTTGAAAGGCAAGGGGGACAAGGGGATGGGCGCGGTATTCTGAACCGCATGAGACAGGCCGAACGGCCTTCCGCAAATGACCGGGTTCGTCGGCCTTCGTACGGCGCGGACCGGCCATCCTGAAACGGCCGGTCCGCCCGGAGTCTTTAAAACAAAACGCAGACCATGGCGGAACCGCCGATGGAAGTGCTGTCGTCGCCCAATTCGGCTTCGCCGTTCAACTTCAGCGACACCGCATCGGTCAGATGCGCCGCGACCCCTCCGGCGAGGAACAGGGCGCTTCGATCTTCCATTTCCGTGGACACGGCCTTGTTCTGGCCGAGCATGGTCAACTCGACGTCATCATCGCCCAGGGCGTTGCGGTATTGCCAGCCCGCCCGGACATTCAGGGAAAAGGAATCCATCATCCCGCGCACGCCAAGCTCCAGCCGTTGTTCAAGCATGGACACGTCGCGTCCGGCGACATGCGCGTTGGCGTCGCCGCCGCCGGATTCGGTATAGCTGTCCATGGTCTGCCGGGCGTAACGCAGGCTCGCGGCAGGGACCAGGGACCATTCGTCGCTCAACGCGAATTCATATCCGATGGTGGCTTCAGGCGAAAACCACCAACTGTCGTAGGAAGCCTCCGCTTCGGACTCTCCCGAAGCGGCAAGGTTGTTGTTGACCATGCGGTCGTCGCTATGGTCGAGCCAACCGCCGGTGACGGCGAGATCAATAAACACGGAACTCCAGCGTTGCCTGCCGTAGATGCCGAGGAAAGCGCCGTCCGACTTGTTGTCGAAAGACTTCGCGTTGAGAGAATCCACGTCGAAATCGTTCCAAAGATAGCCGGCCAGAACCCCCAAAGTGGTGCTTTCCGTAATGGATGCGTCATAGCCGATGGCCACGCCCATGTTGCTGGAGTCGAAGTCCAAGGTTGCCGAAGAGCCGTCGTATTTGGATGTCGAACCGAATACCGATGTCCACCAACGATCTCCGACGCAATCCAGACGGTCGCGAATCACGGATGAAACGTTGTCGGTCATGTCCGCGAGCGCGTCCGAGGAACCTGAAAACGCAGTGGGATCAAAGGTCGCGACCTGGGAGGTGGCGGCATTGTAGAAGACCGGCACCGAGCCGGTAAAATTCATGGCGTCAACTGTGCCGGAAAACTCCCAAAAAACGGAGCTGGAAGGAGCGAAATCGATGTTCACCGTAGTCCCGCCGCCCAAGTCGACGCCTCCGCCGAGGAAGGAGAAAGCCTTCAGGTTCAGCGTGTTGCCTGCCCCCAAAAAGGTGATGGCATTGGACTGGTCGCTGACGATTCTCCCGGAGTTGGTGACCGTGTTGTTGTCGTCCTCGGTCCGAATGCCGTCGGCCGAAGCGCCGTGGGTGGTGATCGTTCCCGTGTTGGTAATCGTGTTGCCGCCGCCATCGGAGGAGATGCCGTGGGCGCTCGTGCCTTGGGTAGTGATTGTTCCCGAGTTGGAGACCGTGTTGTTGGCGTCCTCGACGTGGATGCCGTCGCCAGAGCCTTCCGTGGTCGCGATTGTGCCGGTGTTGACGATCATGTTGTTCTCTTCGGTGGCGTAGATGCCCACACCGGTGTTGCCGGAGGTCGTGATCGTACCGGAGTTGACCACCTGGTTGTCGCCACCCTGGAGGTCGACAGCGTAACTGCCCGCTCCTGTGACGACGATGGTCCCGCTATTATTTACGGAGCTGGAGCCGCCTTGGGCCAATATTCCGTCCGCACCGTTCCCTGTGGTCATGAGTTCGCCCGAGTTGGTGATCTGATTGTTCCCGTCTACAAGGTGAACGCCCAAGACGTGCGAACCAGAACCGGTGATGCTACCGGTATTATTCACGGAACTGGAACCGCCTTCGGCATGAACCGCGTACGTCGTGCCGATCCCCGAGGCCGAAATCTCGCCAGCGTTATTGATGGTATGCCCCCCACCCACTGCGTTGACGCCCCTATCGCCTAAGGGAGGCGTGATACTACCGCTACCCGTAACTTCCAACGTGTCGCCCGCAGCCAAATCCTGCGTCGTGGTGGTGGGGCTGTCGATCACGTAATCCGCGGCGAACCCCGGCGTCACCGACAGGACCAAGCATAATGTGACCAGAGACGCAATGAGACATTTCCCCTTGGGATGCGGCATAACATGAATCCTCACTCAATTATAGAATTGTCTTATATTGACCGACAAAACGAATTCAAGTCAAGCGATTGCAACACTCATTGTTTTATATATTTCCGAAAGCCGGCGCGAAGTCCGAAGCGGACCGGCGCAAACTTGCCAACCGGGCAAAAAGGGCTTAACTCTCACCTCTTCACCCAACCCATGGAGTAATAAGACATGGCCCAGCTTGGACCTCATATATCTATTTCCGATGAACAGCTCATCACCCGCGCCCTCGGAGTGGTGGACATGGAACAGTTTCAGCACTGGCCCGAAAAAGTGAAGAAACTCGCCTCGAACCTGGCCGCCGAGCTTTTCCTCGTGCGCTACAACCCCTTCATCGACCCGGAATTGGTCCGCACGGCAGTGGACCGGCGGCTGAACATGTCCCGTCCCATGCTGGACCGTGAATTCGCCACCATCCTGACCAAGGGCATCGAACTTTTCTGGGAACGCCACGGCAACGAACTGGCCTTCCGCGACGAGATCGTGAAACGCCTCAAGGCGTTCATGCCCGAGGACGCCATCGGCCACGAGCCGCACTCCCGCATTGAGTCGGCCACCGACGCCACGGACCTGCGCATGGAACTGCCCATGCTCGTGCTCTTCCCCGAGGACGAATCGCAGATTCAGGGCATTGTCCGGCTGGCCAACGAAATGCGTTTCGGACTCATCCCGCGCGGCGGCGGCACGGGACTGACCGGCGGAGCCATTCCGGCCGAGGCGCGCAGCGTGATCCTGTCGCTCTCCCGTTTCAAACGGATCATCGACATCGACCCGGAGGCGCGGACCATGACCGCCCAGTCGGGCGTCATCACCCTGAACGCCATCCAGGCTGCGGCCAAGAAGGGACTGCTCTTCACCGTGGACCCGGCATCCAAGGCGGGCTCCTCCCTGGGCGGCAACATTTCCGAGAACGCGGGCGGGCCGTTCGCCTTCGAATACGGCACGACCATCGACAATCTCCTCAGCTACCGCATGGTCCGGCCCGACGGCTCGCTTATCGAAATCCGCCGCAAGGACCACCCGCGCCACAAGATCTACCCCTCCGACACGGCGATTTTCGAAATCCTCGACAACAAGGGCAAGCTCCTCGACACCGTGACGCTCGGCGGCGACGAGATTCGCGGCCCCGGACTCGGCAAGGACGTCTCCAACAAGTACCTGGGCGGCCTGCCCGGCGTGCAGAAGGAAGGCACTGACGGCATCATCACCACCGCGACCTTCATCTGCCACCCCGCCCTGGCCCACTCGCAGGTGCTCTGCCTGGAGTTCTTCGGCCGGTCCATGAACAACGCCATGCTGGTCATCAAGGACGTGGTCGGGATGCGCGACTCCATCCGCGAGGAGGGGGACCGGGTCAAAATCTCCGCACTGGAGGAATTCGGGCCGAAATACGTCCAAGCCATCGAATACCAGACCAAATCCACCCGATACGAAGGCGACCCCATCTCGGTCATCATCATGCAGCTCGACTCGGACGACAGGGAAGCCCTGGACGCTGCCTGCCAGACCGTGCTCGCCCTGGCCCAGCCCTACGACGGCGTGGACATCTTCGCCGCCCGCGACGAGCGCGAAGCCGAGCTGTTCTGGGAGGACCGCCACAAGCTGTCCGCCATCGCCAAGCGCACCTCGGGCTTCAAGGTCAACGAGGACGTTGTCATTCCCATGGAGGTCATCCCCCAGTTCTCGGAGTTCCTCGAAGACCTGAACCTGGTCTATCTGGCCAAGATATACTCGACCACCCTGGACAAGATCGAGAACCTGGAAGGCGTCAATCCCGAGGATGAAGACATCAGGGAAGCGCGCAGGCGCATCCGTTCCATCCTCGGCGGCAGCATCACGTCCCGCGACTTTTCCGATGTGGAGCAGGAGGCCCAGTGCCGATTCCTGTTCCTGAAGCTCCGCGACACCTATCCCAAGCTCGACCGCGAGATTAAGGACCTGTGGCAGGAACTCCAGCTCAAGCGCATCGTCATCGCCAACCACATGCACGCAGGCGACGGCAACTGCCACGTCAACCTGCCGGTCAACTCCAACGACGCGGAAATGCTGGCCGCCGCGCACGAAGCCGCCGACACGGTCATGACGAAGGTCCTGGAAATCGGCGGGCAGGTGTCCGGCGAACACGGCATCGGCATCACCAAGATAGGCTTCCTGAGCGAAGAAAAGATCAGGGCCCTCTCCCAATACCGCAAGGAAGTTGACCCCAACGGGGTGTTCAACCCCGGCAAGCTGGCCTCGCGCGAACTGCCGAGCACGCCCTTCACCTTCTCCTTCAACCGGCTCA containing:
- the hypF gene encoding carbamoyltransferase HypF — protein: MHRRQKFTITGQVQGVGFRPFVYRIALDHGVTGSVNNSSDGVLIEVQGDAGQVDGFSRDLTGKLPPLARIVTLDSEGMKPIEGEDAFIILESTRKSGNSVLISPDVATCRDCLNDMSDPGNRRYRYPFTNCTNCGPRYTITRSIPYDRPQTSMAKFPLCPKCETEYMDPLDRRFHAQPNACPACGPATWLTRSDGTVISQGDESLRGLARELAQGKIAAVKGLGGFHLVCDAASHSTVAELRLRKHRPDKPLAVMVADMATAQRLAHISPAEEEWLTGIRRPIVLTAKKRPFPLARSVAPDTNFIGMMLPYTPLHHILLHDYAELMGPEAALIMTSGNMSSEPICLDNDEALERLSSIADIFLFHNRDILIRTDDSVIRVNPGTGEPIFMRRARGFVPSPVFLPVKGDTVLGVGPELKCTLTLTKGDQAFTSQHIGNMSNLETMRFHNEIQAHLEDILQVEPKLIVRDLHPDYMTSTLAEDLGSRRNVPVAALQHHYAHIHAVLAENKFDGPVIGLALDGTGYGEDGTIWGGECLLVDPSTLDHQRLARFAHIRLPGGETAVKEPWRIAQAALWELGVREPGRYEWPWLKRFGAASRFLPQLLEKDINAPKTSSCGRLFDGVAALCGLAETISYEGQAAILLEKAQDMDETEAYPCPLQSADPVALDTLSLVAAVLKDLERGVPVAKIARRFHLGLIAGLTELAFSFSMLLDIHHVALSGGVMQNLTLAVELPLALQGAGLIPLVHTQLPPNDGCISLGQAAWGMRKLLLNSQETL
- a CDS encoding DUF3298 and DUF4163 domain-containing protein, with translation MNRIATLLFALFLLLVPATIQAAPPCAPPVLTSVSIQEDTPGFKVDAEYPVLCQSEASKTIRDYVSASILDFKMSDPEHDRSFFPHQYEMMTRYGVWPIAGGRYVSVKLNVMFYTGGAHPNHWPMTWVFDMTDGSSLTLGKLFPNRVAALDKISAICREVLTKSLGEMYLPEMLNYGIEPLGKNFDKFILTPEGVAFYFAPYQVAPYAAGEQVVTIPYDHLKGYISQDIAKAALGN
- a CDS encoding YqaE/Pmp3 family membrane protein; the protein is MEIIRIIISVLIPPLGAFLKVGLGLQFWVNLLLTLLGYFPGLVHVIWLLSRR
- a CDS encoding NAD(P)-dependent oxidoreductase, whose product is MRILANDGLVEEARKYLRQQGFTVETEKRDEDDLMSEIGSFDALLVRSATKVTRVLLEAGVKDGGKLKIVGRGGVGTDNIDLEAAKELGVIVKFAPNGNTNATAEHALGLMFAIARKVPFAHRTLMDGTWHKKRFKGVELFGKTLGIIGCGRIGQSLAAKAGALGMKVLGYDLYRSIDAPLTYVDSIPELLEKSDFVSLHCGGAEPVIKAEELALMKDSAYLINASRGKNVAEDALYEALKTGKIAGAALDCYESEPKREGEPFRNKLQELDNIVMSAHLGASTNNAGIRTGLEIAEVVAGYLKRGEYGNSVNVGETVEEEGADIYTIFITHEDKPGMFGKFGTLMGEMGVNIRENNSRKLGEQVQTVYMVHAKPTEEVREALSRIEGVRRVTI
- a CDS encoding pyridoxal-phosphate-dependent aminotransferase family protein; translation: MSKPNFAPLKLFITGPTYIRQDVKEAALLPEFGHRDTENELRFGPIRENLRKLAGCGDDFEPILCLGSGSTAMETSVRSLVAEDETILNVSVGSFGDMYFNIAASNGKKAVNLKFDYGEAIDLNVLEDKLKEVRPQVVSFTHNETSTGVVNDVKAVCSLVRQYGAMPIVDGVSIFGGAELALSESGAAMYSTATQKALGLPAGFGIGFVSGEAEEKARKVTNKGHHHDITKHLDRARKNQTLTTPNTTLANQMWFQLDRIVNEEGIENRFARHREMRSMVEKWVGGLDGFEMFAPEGHRSPTLSTVICPEGVTTAQLKGKVKEALRGEGYLMDPGYFKLNQLLEEADRRPIFRVGHMGDITPAMLTEYLAKLEGELDKLR
- a CDS encoding autotransporter family protein, with product MNNTGSITGSGSHVLGVHLVDGNNQITNSGELMTTGNGADGILAQGGSSSVNNSGTIVVTGAGSYAVDLQGGDNQVVNSGTITTSGNTGVGIYATEENNMIVNTGTIATTEGSGDGIHVEDANNTVSNSGTITTQGTSAHGISSDGGGNTITNTGTITTHGASADGIRTEDDNNTVTNSGRIVSDQSNAITFLGAGNTLNLKAFSFLGGGVDLGGGTTVNIDFAPSSSVFWEFSGTVDAMNFTGSVPVFYNAATSQVATFDPTAFSGSSDALADMTDNVSSVIRDRLDCVGDRWWTSVFGSTSKYDGSSATLDFDSSNMGVAIGYDASITESTTLGVLAGYLWNDFDVDSLNAKSFDNKSDGAFLGIYGRQRWSSVFIDLAVTGGWLDHSDDRMVNNNLAASGESEAEASYDSWWFSPEATIGYEFALSDEWSLVPAASLRYARQTMDSYTESGGGDANAHVAGRDVSMLEQRLELGVRGMMDSFSLNVRAGWQYRNALGDDDVELTMLGQNKAVSTEMEDRSALFLAGGVAAHLTDAVSLKLNGEAELGDDSTSIGGSAMVCVLF
- a CDS encoding FAD-binding and (Fe-S)-binding domain-containing protein: MAQLGPHISISDEQLITRALGVVDMEQFQHWPEKVKKLASNLAAELFLVRYNPFIDPELVRTAVDRRLNMSRPMLDREFATILTKGIELFWERHGNELAFRDEIVKRLKAFMPEDAIGHEPHSRIESATDATDLRMELPMLVLFPEDESQIQGIVRLANEMRFGLIPRGGGTGLTGGAIPAEARSVILSLSRFKRIIDIDPEARTMTAQSGVITLNAIQAAAKKGLLFTVDPASKAGSSLGGNISENAGGPFAFEYGTTIDNLLSYRMVRPDGSLIEIRRKDHPRHKIYPSDTAIFEILDNKGKLLDTVTLGGDEIRGPGLGKDVSNKYLGGLPGVQKEGTDGIITTATFICHPALAHSQVLCLEFFGRSMNNAMLVIKDVVGMRDSIREEGDRVKISALEEFGPKYVQAIEYQTKSTRYEGDPISVIIMQLDSDDREALDAACQTVLALAQPYDGVDIFAARDEREAELFWEDRHKLSAIAKRTSGFKVNEDVVIPMEVIPQFSEFLEDLNLVYLAKIYSTTLDKIENLEGVNPEDEDIREARRRIRSILGGSITSRDFSDVEQEAQCRFLFLKLRDTYPKLDREIKDLWQELQLKRIVIANHMHAGDGNCHVNLPVNSNDAEMLAAAHEAADTVMTKVLEIGGQVSGEHGIGITKIGFLSEEKIRALSQYRKEVDPNGVFNPGKLASRELPSTPFTFSFNRLIHDLDETALKDKEALMGLLRNIQTCTRCGKCKQVCPMYQPARGLMYHPRNKNIALGALIEGIYYSQTQTGEPAHELMKELRDLMDHCTACGKCQAACPVKIDSAGAALSMRSFLDSKGKSGHPLKQIVLRNLAKNPAQTLPVAAKVLAVGQSLQDKTLGMVPARWLSKIQSPVVKNRSPHMDYHNLAERLHLEEGSVFKNPGVDRDQTVLYFPGCGASLFSRSIGMASVYLLLKSGVNVVLPDHHMCCGYPLLASGCEEAYKTNRHRNVQEFLDLLVKTGKAGLKATTLLTACGTCRESLETYDFSSELADPLKHLDVVQFLLERLPAARRAEPILYHSACHMEWTGVPKLKAPEMYRSALASLTGANVDLSPGCCGESGLGALTSPAIYNKLRERKQEQLREDLGFDRHRPIVVGCPSCKVGIKRSMLQMKRPNRVLHAVEYLAECVGGPKWEKELNELLDMVERKGA